A stretch of DNA from Cannabis sativa cultivar Pink pepper isolate KNU-18-1 chromosome X, ASM2916894v1, whole genome shotgun sequence:
AGTAATACACAGGCTGTGTCACTTGGCGTGACGGAAATTATTACTATCCGAGGATTAAGGCAAAATTTGACGAATTCCAATTATAGGGTAAAGTGAAGGAATTTCCTTTCAAACAATTCTTTGAGAGAAAATCGCTAAACTTTTCGGGGGCATTGATCCATCAGTTATTCACGCATAAGATCAAATTTGAAAAGCCAGATGaggtacactttttttttttcgcaAAGAAGAGATGCAGATTCAGCCGGGTCGAGTTTGCATTGGTGATGGGGTTGAACTTGTTACCTGGGCCTACAGAACAAGAAATGAAAGAGAAAGGAAGTTCGAATTGGTTGATTGTCGAGTACTTTAACGGTGATCCATCCATCCATCATTGTCAGAATTTGAAGTTGAAGATGAACACCCGATAGGTGTTCGATAAATGTCCGATAGGTGCTCAATATTGACACGATAGCTTAGTGTCTAATGGTGTTCGATGGTGTCTGATATGTATgatgataataatttttttttttttttttttgtattttccatCCCCTATCGGTCATATATCGGACCGCCATCAGGCAGTATCATGCACGAGGCTCAGATGAGTATACATAGTTCATATCGGGCACATATTAGACTACTATCGGACAACATCGTACTTATAAGGCCTTGTAAGTTTTGAGAAACAACTATTGGCAGTTATTGGGGCACTATCGGGCTGTATCGTCCAACTCTCTATGCTTCATCATATTGAGATGGTATCAATTTACTATCAGAACTTTATCCTTAACCTTTAAACCATCCCTGTATTGGATCCTATTGTCCCAACATCAGACACTATTGGACTATActgaaaaaaccaaaaaaatacaaatttctaCCTAAACTCGATttacacaaattaaaaaaaaaaaaaaagacagcaAAAAATACTAACAAACCACGCATTGAACATTTAAACAATATTCTTAAtcattaaaacaataaaataatatcaagAATCAAAGGAAAACAATAAACCATTATTTTCTTGAAAATACACCTCAATTTATTTTCTTCAGCTCAATAAATGTCTTTGTTACAAGATTTTAGTGTCAAAGTCTTGTACAATTGATAATTTGTTTAGAGAAGAAGAGAGATTATTGGGTTTGCCATTTCGGGTGTAAGAATgagtaaaagaaaagagagaaaagagaagagaagagaaaatGTGTTTTTGGTAATAAAGAAAAATGAGCCTACTCTTTAGATGTTTatccaactttttttttatcccTTTTTTGTAGAGAAATTTATTGAATCACCGaaagaatttttattatttttgtaggtaaatttttaatgaaaaaatgactaaaaaaaatacaagttaaaatctttcaagtttttttatttaaaaaatggaAAATATTTAACTTCCGACCAATTTACCTAACCCAAGACCATACCCAACCACGTCAGCTAAAACGCTGCGTTTTGTTATCATCAAACGTAACAAGTATTTCGGATGAATGGCTAAACAAGTGATTTCGTTCTTAGATTGGGTATACAGTATTTATgggaagaaaaattaataagttaaaagGGAAAGACGGAAATCTCAATGTATTGTCGGAATCTAAAAACACAAAATCAGGAAAGCCGAGCCAACTCagctctcttctctctttctctctctaaaatctTACCCATCATCCTATTTTTCTTTATGGGCTACTCTCCATAGCTCATTTTTCTAACCAGTACCAAACCCTACCTAAACCCTCCATTAAAGCTTCTCCTTTTCTATCTCTATCTCTGTTCTAATGGCGTCCACACCACCGCACTGCTCAATCACGGCGTCAAAGCCCTATCAAAGCCACCAATACGGTCAAAACCCCAACCTCAAAAGTCAGCGGCAGACCAATCGTCAAACTCAGCAATGGACTTCTCAGAAAGTCTCTTTAACCAAACCTTTACCGGCGCCTCCGCCTCGGAACACCGCTAAACCCGCTTCTACTACGGCTAGTCTATCTCAAAATCCTGCCTTTCAGTCTCTTTGCCCTCTCTCTGCTCCCAAGTCTGAGCTCGCTGCTGTCTTCTCCGGTCGTCGGTCGACCCGGTTCGTCTCTAAAATGCATTGGGGACGCCCCAAGACCACCGTGGGCTCCCGCCATACTTCGTTTGCTGAGGAGGCTCTGCAGCAGGCTGTTGTGTACGGTAAGGATGATGTGGGTCTTGATGGTGTTTTGCTTAGTTTTGAGTCCAAGCTTTGTGGGTCTGATGATTACACTTTTTTATTGAGAGAACTTGGGAATAGAGGTGAGTGTAGGAAAGCAATTAGGTGTTTTGAGTTTGCTGTTTCTAGGGAGAGGAGGAAGACTGAACAAGGGAAATTGACTAGCGCCATGATCAGTACACTTGGTAGGTTAGGAAAGGTTGAGCTTGCTAAAAATGTGTTTGAAACAGCTTTAAATTCTGGTTATGGAAATACTGTTTACACTTACTCAGCTTTGATTAGTGCTTATGGACGAAGTGGGTATTGGGAGGAGGCAAAAAGAGTGCTGGAGTCGATGAAGGGGTCGGGCTTGAAACCGAATTTGGTTACTTACAATGCTGTGATTGATGCCTGTGGTAAAGGGGGAGCAGATTTTAAGAGGGTTGTGGAGATTTTTGATGAGATGTTGAGGAGTGGAGTGCAACCTGATCGAATTACCTATAATTCACTCCTTGCGGTTTGCAGTCGAGGGGGGTTGTGGGAAACGGCTAGGAAGTTGTTTAATGAGATGGTGGAGAGGGAGATTGACCAGGATATATATACCTATAACACACTGTTGGATGCAATTTGTAAAGGAGGGCAGATGGATTTGGCTCATCAGATCATGTCAGAGATGCCATCAAAGAATATTTATCCTAATGTGGTGACTTATAGTACCATGATTGATGGCTATGCTAAAGCCGATAGATTGGAAGATGCCTTGAATTTGTTTAGCGACATGAAGTATATGGCTATTGCTCTAGATCGAGTTTTGTATAACATACTTCTTTCGGTTTATGCGAagctgggtaggtttgaggatGCAATGAGTGTTTGCAGGGAGATGGATAATGCTGGGATCACTAAGGATGTTGTGTCTTATAATGCTCTTTTGGGTGGGTATGGAAAGCAAGGAAAGTACGACGAAGTCAAAAGAATGTACCAACACATGAAAGAAGATCGACTATCTCCAAACTTACTAACGTATTCAACACTGATTGATGTGTATTCAAAAGGTGGTTTGTATAAGGAGGCAAtggaagtttttagggagtttAAGCAAGCAGGATTAAAGGCTGATGTTGTTCTTTATAGTGAACTTATCAATGCTTTATGCAAAAATGGGATGGTGGAGTCAGCTGTTTCTTTGCTTGATGAGATGACAAAGGAAGGAATTAGGCCGAATGTCATCACTTATAATTCAATTATTGATGCGTTTGGCCGACCAGAGGAGTTAGGTTCTTCACTTGATGCTGCTGCCAGTGTAGAAAGTAAGCTCAAGGCAAAGTCTTCGGTTTCAAATCCCCATGAGGATGCAATTGAAAGTGAGGTTGGAAATAAAGCCGATAGTCAAATTATAAAGATGTTTGGGCAACTTGCTGCAGGGAAAGAAGGGCAATGGAAGAATAATAAGAAGGGTAGTCAAGAAATCTTATGCATTCTAGGAGTCTTTCAAAAAATGCACAAGTTGAATATCAAACCAAATGTTGTCACTTTTTCCGCAATTTTAAATGCTTGCAGGTATGTTTCTTGTTCCTATGCTCTTCCATCTTCCAATATATTCAGCGTTGCATGAAGGTTTCAACTGGTCTTATATTTGTAACTAGTTATTGTCCACGTTAGTGTAAAAATATACGTTTGCTTATGCGATCCTAGAGCTAAACATATTACTCCAGACTAAAACTAAGCCCTTGTTTGGAcgttcttgaattttaaaaaggaaaaaaaataaaatccaaagGATTCTTGGATAGAATCAATAAATTATGAATATTCTATTTTCAGAAAAAATTAGACTGGAGGGGAGTGTATTGTAAATTTAGATCAATTACAAatgtataaaaaagaaaatattaaaaaaaatgtctcATGTCAAATTTATGGAAAATATTGTCCTTCATTTTTTCTCTACTATTTTCTCTCATAAAGTTTTTCCTGCCTAAATGTCGGGTTTGGTTAACTGAATTGGGATGatggatttttaattttaaatgcaATAGCCATATTTGATGATACAGAGTATGGAATAACAATTTAATCATCTGATGTAATGAATAATGAGCATATTGAGCACCATATGCTTTCTGTTTCCTTCTAATATTCTGATTTCATACTGCATAATCCAAGGATCTCACTGAATAAGAGGATAATTTGTCTCATAATAAATGCAGCCGATGTAATTCATTTGAAGAAGCTTCAATCTTATTGGAGGAGCTCCGGTTATTTGACAACCAGGTCTATGGTGTTGCCCACGGCCTTCTCATGGGCTACAGGGAAAATGTTTGGGTTCAAGCTCAGTCTCTGTTTGATGAAGTAAAGCAGATGGACTCTTCCACAGCATCTGCTTTCTATAACGCACTTACAGACATGTTATGGCACTTCGGCCAGGTAAGTTTACCAAGTTCTGGTCTTTAATGTCTTCTGTCCAAGTACTTGAATTAAACTCATTTTCCAACCTAAGATTGATCTAATGCAATAACTTGATATTCTTAATATGGTTTCATTAGAAACGAGGAGCCCAACTGGTAGTTCTCGAAGGCAAACGCCGTAACGTGTGGGAGAGTATGTGGTCAAATTCTTGCTTAGATCTGCATCTAATGTCTTCTGGGGCTGCACGGGCAATGCTCCATGCTTGGCTGCTCAACATACGGTCAGTAGTGTTTGAAGGCCAAGAATTGCCGAAGCTATTGAGGTATGCAAGTAAATCTATAGTGTTTTGTCTGTGGTAACAACAAGAACGCAGAAGTTTGAATCTTGTGTAAAAATTTTGGTACAGCATTTTGACAGGATGGGGTAAACACAGCAAAGTGGTTGGAGACAGCACTCTAAGACGAGCCATTGAGTCTCTTCTAATCAGCATGGGAGCACCTTTTCAGGTGGCAAAGTGTAACATAGGCAGATTTACTTCGTCGGGGCCGGTGGTGGCTGCCTGGTTGAAAGAATCCGGCACACTGAAGGTGCTTGTTCTTCATGATGACAGGACTTATTCACAGACCGCTAAGTCAGACGGAATCTTTAATTTGCAAACAGTTTCCTTGTAATACTCAGTGTATCGTGTTtgcatttattttataaatatgttaaTATGATAGCTTAATTTATAAAAGTTTTCGTGCTAATGGAATAAGTTCTGCCCCTTCAAATATAtaccaagttttataacttaCATTGTCGATTATATACCCTTCACCAATTTACTTAGAGATTCATACAAGCACAAGCAaaatttgttgtttttgtttcaATACAAATGATTACAACAATGAATGATGATGAATATATTCCACAGCTTAAGATTACATACTTGGAAAGCCAGGGATTTAGTAGGTAAGTCTATACTCGAGCCAACTTTGAAAAAAGCAACAAAGACGGAAGTGAGATGCTCCTTCCCACATCCACCCAATCTGATCAGAAGTAGGAAGGAATGGATGGAGAATTGATGaagttggctgaaatgaagaaAATCATATAACTACCACATAGCATTTTAAGTAACTGCCCTCCCTCCCTCCCCTCCTTTTCATCGTGACAAGTTTGTTGCTTTTTACAATATTATACATTGACATCTACTCTTTATTAAACGGACTtctatttatttccttttttcttcCGTTTTATCTGACAATGATTTTTTTACTTACTCTATTAGACAACCatcacttattattattatgggaaatttacatagtatactaacttttactattttttcacaaaaatactgtcagacggtattttttacttttttactgtgttttttttataagtttcatactgcagtcaGGGGCGGAGCCAGGTTCAAATAACAGGGGGGGCcaactatttaatttttagaTTAAAACTAAACTTCCAAAATGCACATGCATAATATCAATATCTTGTATGTTACAAAAATTATCtgcataaaaggaaaaaaatatttataatcaaatttttagtaattttatttttttatgtaaaaaattgattttttattatgcACATGACGTTTTTATTATAGattataacttaaaaatatcatCCTATATTATAATAGTTAGAAAAGTTACAAGTGTACAAATAAGAGTTGCTAACTCTAGATTACATTTGAATAACTATATATTAGGCTAGTTTTAAAAGTTCAAAAATACCAATACTAAAATGagttatcaaaattataaaaatatgtaaaaaaaaaaaaaaaactaataataaaaatatttacacaaaatctatatattgtcaatatttacataattataatttaaataaattaactttttttttttttagaaaaaccctacaaattacctttcaagcaaaaaatttaaagaaaaggtAAAGGAAAAACTAATTGTATTAATTCTTCTTAATTTTTCTCATATAAAATAAGATCATGAATATAAGAACAATCAAACTAGAAAAtctttgtaataattttaaacaaGACATATTTAAGTTTACTAataaatttaacttttttttaaaattaatgtatagctctcttttaaattattttaaatcttTTCTCTCTTTAAAAAGGCATGGGGCCTAGTACTCaattaataaaatgatatatatatatatatatattgtaatattaatatatgtaaataaaaaataaaaaatgtaatttaCTTAGTTAGTGTTGTTTTGACTTTTTTATCTGTTTGAATAAATTACTCTctctacaaaatttaaaattatatgtaaaaATAATTGTGTTTAGGAGAAGTGTGGGGGGGCCAGGGCCTCCTTAGATGTATATATACATCCGCCCCtgactgcagtatactgtgttaagttttcactggtgttctactggtgttttactggtgttttacagttgttttgagttgttttgctttgtgttttactggtgttttataaaaacacagtatttttgaaaagatttccgtgtgacagtatttttataaaaattaacccgaatttcagtatttttgtaagtttccttattattatttcttttataataCACAGTTTCGACACTAGGCATAGGCCTAGACCCACACTCTTTTGGGcgctcaaaataaaaaaaaaaattagtaggcttttatttaaataaaattaagtgtattgtaaacaacaaatatttatagttaaagtGTATGACATATTATACAATGCCATGAGTTTAAATCCCATaacactcatttttttttttttaaaaaaaattgatatatatatatatatatatatatattgaagggcccaaaataaaatttgacttaGCCCATAAATTCTCAGAGGCATACATAGTACAATATTAACAATTATATAtgaaactaaataattaaatttaattagtttaatatatcattattaatataatcatttagtttattataaattatttatttcatataggattattaatttttaaaaagtgtataaaaaaactaaaataaaaaataattgatttaataaaaatattttattaaaaagcatcaaaagaaaaaccataattatttttgttcagaaaattcttttcaaaaaaatatatatcaaagaaaaaaaataatatttaaataatattcttataataaaaaaagtgaacttaattttaaaattaatttaagctagaaaataatatattaactaattttgaaattttttcataatttgaatatttaagtaagattattatagttattaatATTTGTCAGGTGGTATTTAGCTATTGGGTACTTTAACTTTTTCTTCATTAACCATATATTTTTCTTCtcacaattatttattaatttttctgatattttctttttagatcaattattttttattcagtatcaatttctttaaatttttttaaaatttaataattgtaTATGAAACTAAATTATTTACtaataaactaaattattataataataattatatataaactattagtttagtatttaattcaatatgtaacgatatattataataaattaaaaaaagtaattgTCTAATAAAGTAaagtaaacaaatatatattttatctgAAAAAAAAGCAAGCAATTATATGGTTATCAGAAAAAAAGTAAACAATTATATTgttattgataaaaaaaaattaaacaattattaagtgctgataaagaaaaaagattgaTATAAACAATTATTAGTTGGTGTGGCATTTTTCCATTGGATGGACATCAAAATGGATAGGATTCTTTCATAGGGGATCCGGGCtccttaaataaatttaaataacattaaaaaggtGATGATAAAGCTACTAGAATACCATATTGGGATTTAGCAGTGTGGCACTACATCTCCAAAATCAGTATTATCAAGGCACGTTGTACTTTATCAATAATGAACCCTATATTAGTAGATATAAGTGTATTAACATTCTAGTAACATCACATGAGCCCTTTTGACTTCTTGTGATTCTCATTGACACGTAGCTGTGACATGAAATAAGTAACACTCTCGACGGCAGGAGCTGCACTAGCTTTGCTTGTGAGATTAGTAGTGCTATTACAGATTGCACCGGCCATGTATACAAGGATGAGCCACATGTAGATCCAAGAACCACAAAGTAGTGATGATACAATATTAAATGTAAGTGCTCTTCCTAAACTTCACTTATAAATAGAGTTGTGCAACTCAACGTAGACTACATGAGTGTATTGTAAGTTGTCCTGTTATATTACTTTATATCAATccttacaatatatatatatgttattttgtgGTGGTCTTTATTTGTTCATTGCTTAAGCATGAGAATGAGTATGGGAAATGCTAAAATGTTTGTTTTGATGACGATGATGATCTTCATAGGACTTGGAGAAGGTCATAGAAAagatttaaataattgttttgGCAGTGGTAATACAAGTAGAGGTTGGGGAGGTGGAGTTGGTGCAAGTGGTGGTAATGTGGGTAATGTGGGTAGTGGTGCTGGAGGTAGCACTGGAGGAAATTTCGGTGGTGGGTTAGGTGCAAGAGGTGGTGTTGGTGGTGGAGCTAGTGGTGGAGTAAGTGCAGGCACTGGTAGTAGAGTCGGAGGAGGAGCCAGTGCAGGTGGGAATATTGGTGGTGGAGTAGGTTTGGGTGGTGGCATCGATGCTGGAGGTGGAGCAAGTGTAGGTGGTGGTTCTGTGGTTGTTGGTGGAAGTGGAAGTGCGAGAGCTGGTGGTGGAGCTACAATTGGAGGTGGAGTAAACACAGGTGGTGGTGCTAGAGTAGAAGGAGGAGCTAGTGCTGGCGGAACTATTGGTGGCGCTGTAGGTGCAAGTGGTGGTGTTAGCAGTGGAAGTAGTGGTGGAGTAAATGCAGGCAGTGGTGGTAGAGCTGGAGGAGGGGAAAGCGCAGGCGGCACAACTGCTGGCGGAGCTGGTGCAAGTACTGGTGTTAGTGTTGGAGGGGCAGGAAATTCAGGCGGCGGTGTAAGTAGTGGTGTTAGGGTTGTTGGAAGTGGTAATGTAGGGTCTAGTGGTGGAGGAGCTAGTGCAAGCGGGAATGTTGGTGGTGGAGCAAGTGCAAATGGTGGGGTAAGTAGTGGTGCTGGGGTTGTTGGTGGAGGTGGAGTTACTGGGAATGGTAGTGCAAGTGCAAGTGGTGGAGCTATAATTGGAAGAGGAGCTGCAAGTGGAGTAAGCGCAGGTGGCGATGTTAGAGCTGGAGGAGGAGCTAATACAGGGGGAACTGTTAGTGGAGGACCAAGTGCAAGTGGCAATGTTGGTGGAGGTATTAGCGGGGGAGCTAGTGGTGGAGTTAGCACAGGTGGTGGCAGTAGAGTTGGGGGAGGAGCAAGTGGAGGCAGAACTATTGGTGGTGGAGCAGGTTCAAGTGGTGGTGTTAGTGGAGGAGCAGGTGGAACTGGCAGTGTTGGTGGAGGAATTAGCAAAGGAGCTAGTGGCGGAGTAAACATAGGTGGAGGTGGTCAAGTTGGAGGAGGATCAAGTGGAGGTGAAACTATTGTTGGTGGAGCAGGTGCAGGTGCAGGTGGTGGTGTTAGTGGAGGAGCAGGTGCAAGTAGTGGTGTTGGTGGAGGAATTAGTGGAGGAGCTACTGGTGGAGTAAGCGTAGGTGGAGGTAGACGAGTTGGAGGAGGAGCAAGTGGAGGTGGAACTATTGGTGGTGGAGCAGGTGCAAGTAGTGGTGTTAGTGGAGGAACAAGTGCAAGTGGTGGTGTTGGTGGAGGAATTACCGGAGGAGCTAGTGGTGGAGTAAGCTCAGGTGGTGGTGGTAGAGTTGGAGGAGGAGCAAGTGGAGGTGGAACTATTAGTGGTGGAGCAGGTGTAAGTGGTGGTGTCGGTGTTGGAGGTGGAGCTAGTGCAGGTGGTGGCGTAAGTGGTGGTGCTGGGGTTGTTGGCGGAGGTAGAGTTGATGGGGGTGGTAGTACAGGAGCCAGTGGTGGAGCTATAATTAGAGGAGGAGTTGGAGGTGGAGTAAGCGCAGGAGGCGGTGCTATAGTTGGAGGGAGAGGAAATGCAGGTGGAACTATTAGCGGAGGAGTAGGTGCAAGCGGTAGTTCTAGTGGAGGAATTAATGAAGGAGCTAATGGTGAAGTAAGAGCAGGTGGTGATGGTAAGGTTGGAGAAGGAGCAAGTGGTGGTGGAGCTATTGGAGGTGGAATAAATGGAAGTGGCAGTGTTAGTGCTGGAGGTGGAGCAAATGTAGGTGGTGGTATAGGTGGAGGTGCTGGGGTTGTTAGTGGAGGTGGAGTTTCAGGGGGTGGTAGTGCAGGGGCAAGTGGTGGAGCTATAATTGGAGGAGGAGCTACAGGTGGTAATGCTAGAGCTAGAGGAGGAGCTAATGTAGGTGGATCTGTTAATGGAGGAGTGGGTGCAAGTGGTAGTGCTAGTGATAGAGCTAGTGGAGGAGTAATTGCAGACGACAATGGTAGCACTGGAGGAGGAGCTAGTGCAAGTGGAACCGTGAGCGGCAGAGTAGGTGCAACAAGTGGTGTGAGTGCTAAAGGTGGAGCTGCTACAAGTGAAACTATTAATGATGGAGTAGGTGGAGGTAGCGGTGTTGGTAGTGGAACTAGTGACTGATATGTTAGAACGTCAATGGTATAAGTTGGTATAAGTATGACTAGAGATTGACTCAGTATAAAAATAATCGACCAATGGATGTAGAGGGTGATTGTAAATGTTGGGTCAAGTTTAAAATGATataatgattagttactaagtagtatttataatatataattaattattttctatcCTTAAAACATATTAAATGAGTCAatcataaatctattttttgtgTATGCTTAAGTATTGTAATAGGAATATAATAA
This window harbors:
- the LOC133032793 gene encoding pentatricopeptide repeat-containing protein GUN1, chloroplastic-like, which encodes MASTPPHCSITASKPYQSHQYGQNPNLKSQRQTNRQTQQWTSQKVSLTKPLPAPPPRNTAKPASTTASLSQNPAFQSLCPLSAPKSELAAVFSGRRSTRFVSKMHWGRPKTTVGSRHTSFAEEALQQAVVYGKDDVGLDGVLLSFESKLCGSDDYTFLLRELGNRGECRKAIRCFEFAVSRERRKTEQGKLTSAMISTLGRLGKVELAKNVFETALNSGYGNTVYTYSALISAYGRSGYWEEAKRVLESMKGSGLKPNLVTYNAVIDACGKGGADFKRVVEIFDEMLRSGVQPDRITYNSLLAVCSRGGLWETARKLFNEMVEREIDQDIYTYNTLLDAICKGGQMDLAHQIMSEMPSKNIYPNVVTYSTMIDGYAKADRLEDALNLFSDMKYMAIALDRVLYNILLSVYAKLGRFEDAMSVCREMDNAGITKDVVSYNALLGGYGKQGKYDEVKRMYQHMKEDRLSPNLLTYSTLIDVYSKGGLYKEAMEVFREFKQAGLKADVVLYSELINALCKNGMVESAVSLLDEMTKEGIRPNVITYNSIIDAFGRPEELGSSLDAAASVESKLKAKSSVSNPHEDAIESEVGNKADSQIIKMFGQLAAGKEGQWKNNKKGSQEILCILGVFQKMHKLNIKPNVVTFSAILNACSRCNSFEEASILLEELRLFDNQVYGVAHGLLMGYRENVWVQAQSLFDEVKQMDSSTASAFYNALTDMLWHFGQKRGAQLVVLEGKRRNVWESMWSNSCLDLHLMSSGAARAMLHAWLLNIRSVVFEGQELPKLLSILTGWGKHSKVVGDSTLRRAIESLLISMGAPFQVAKCNIGRFTSSGPVVAAWLKESGTLKVLVLHDDRTYSQTAKSDGIFNLQTVSL
- the LOC133032034 gene encoding uncharacterized protein LOC133032034; amino-acid sequence: MRMSMGNAKMFVLMTMMIFIGLGEGHRKDLNNCFGSGNTSRGWGGGVGASGGNVGNVGSGAGGSTGGNFGGGLGARGGVGGGASGGVSAGTGSRVGGGASAGGNIGGGVGLGGGIDAGGGASVGGGSVVVGGSGSARAGGGATIGGGVNTGGGARVEGGASAGGTIGGAVGASGGVSSGSSGGVNAGSGGRAGGGESAGGTTAGGAGASTGVSVGGAGNSGGGVSSGVRVVGSGNVGSSGGGASASGNVGGGASANGGVSSGAGVVGGGGVTGNGSASASGGAIIGRGAASGVSAGGDVRAGGGANTGGTVSGGPSASGNVGGGISGGASGGVSTGGGSRVGGGASGGRTIGGGAGSSGGVSGGAGGTGSVGGGISKGASGGVNIGGGGQVGGGSSGGETIVGGAGAGAGGGVSGGAGASSGVGGGISGGATGGVSVGGGRRVGGGASGGGTIGGGAGASSGVSGGTSASGGVGGGITGGASGGVSSGGGGRVGGGASGGGTISGGAGVSGGVGVGGGASAGGGVSGGAGVVGGGRVDGGGSTGASGGAIIRGGVGGGVSAGGGAIVGGRGNAGGTISGGVGASGSSSGGINEGANGEVRAGGDGKVGEGASGGGAIGGGINGSGSVSAGGGANVGGGIGGGAGVVSGGGVSGGGSAGASGGAIIGGGATGGNARARGGANVGGSVNGGVGASGSASDRASGGVIADDNGSTGGGASASGTVSGRVGATSGVSAKGGAATSETINDGVGGGSGVGSGTSD